The Amycolatopsis mongoliensis genome includes a window with the following:
- a CDS encoding respiratory chain complex I subunit 1 family protein has protein sequence MSAVGIVGGIVQPIVVLGGSPLLVGVMRQIRARLEGRAGAGILQPWRDLRKLLRKEPITPRGTSEVFRVAPLVLVATTLVVAVVTPFLTTSSALGPVADLFAVVALLALGTVALALAGLDTGTAFGGMGSSREMTIIALVEPTLLVAIFALSVRVGSTNLASIITSTVDDPARVISPVSLLAAVALVVVIVAETGRLPVDNPSTHLELTMVHEAMILEYAGPDLALVELASAMRLSVFLGLLANLFLPWGIATSAAPLAIGVGLLAWIVKVTLLGSLLAAGEVFLAKLRLFRVPELLAGSFLLALLAVAASFFLA, from the coding sequence GTGAGCGCGGTCGGCATCGTCGGCGGGATCGTGCAGCCGATCGTGGTCCTCGGCGGATCCCCGCTGCTGGTGGGCGTGATGCGGCAGATCCGGGCCCGCCTGGAAGGCCGCGCCGGCGCCGGGATCCTGCAGCCGTGGCGGGATCTGCGCAAGCTCCTGCGCAAGGAACCGATCACCCCACGCGGCACCAGCGAGGTGTTCCGGGTCGCGCCGCTCGTGCTGGTGGCAACCACGCTGGTGGTGGCGGTCGTCACGCCGTTCCTGACCACCAGCTCGGCGCTCGGGCCGGTGGCGGATCTGTTCGCGGTCGTCGCGCTGCTCGCGCTGGGCACCGTCGCGCTCGCGCTGGCCGGGCTGGACACCGGCACCGCGTTCGGCGGGATGGGCTCGAGCCGGGAGATGACGATCATCGCGCTGGTCGAGCCGACCCTGCTGGTGGCGATCTTCGCGCTGTCGGTGCGGGTCGGGTCGACGAACCTGGCCTCGATCATCACGTCCACTGTGGATGATCCGGCGCGAGTGATCTCCCCGGTGAGCCTGCTGGCGGCGGTCGCGCTGGTCGTGGTGATCGTCGCGGAGACCGGGCGGCTGCCGGTGGACAACCCGTCCACGCACCTGGAGCTGACGATGGTGCACGAGGCGATGATCCTCGAGTACGCGGGCCCGGACCTCGCGCTGGTGGAGCTGGCGTCGGCGATGCGGCTGAGCGTGTTCCTCGGTCTCCTGGCGAATCTGTTCCTGCCGTGGGGTATCGCGACCTCCGCCGCGCCGCTGGCGATCGGGGTCGGCCTGCTGGCCTGGATCGTCAAGGTCACGCTGCTCGGGTCGCTGCTGGCCGCGGGTGAGGTGTTCCTGGCGAAGCTGCGGCTGTTCCGGGTCCCGGAACTGCTGGCCGGCTCGTTCCTGCTGGCTCTGCTCGCGGTCGCCGCGTCGTTCTTCCTGGCCTGA
- a CDS encoding proton-conducting transporter transmembrane domain-containing protein: protein MTTLLLLAPIAAPLLGALLYLGARWRPATRWASATGAALMLGAASTLAVDVATAGPRTALGGLLRADALTAFMLVVIGAVGLLATAATPAYLRAEIDAGRANPRTATRHSVLVQLFLAAMALAVLAANLGVLWVAVEATTIVTAFLVGQRRTRHAVEAAWKYVVICSTGIALALLGTFLLNYAAQHAPGTPGLDLAALTQHAAGLDPGVTRIAIALLIIGFGTKAGLAPLHAWLPDAHSQAPAPVSALMSGVLLAVAFYAVLRVKVIADVVLGTGFARALLLVMALVSVLLAASLLLAQRDYKRMLAYSSIEHLALVAFGAAVGGPLAYAAILLHILGHGLVKGVLFLAAGRILQTEATSRIDAVRGLAARQPLIAGCLGLGVLALIGLPPFSAFASELGIARTGFAGGLGWATAAVLAVVVVIAAALLGHTSRMLLGTAREGPGAAPAPRPIPATLGLTLVTGLIASAALGLTAGPLATLLHLAADTLTGMS from the coding sequence ATGACCACCCTCCTCCTGCTCGCTCCCATCGCGGCCCCGCTCCTCGGCGCTCTGCTCTACCTCGGTGCCCGCTGGCGTCCGGCGACCCGCTGGGCCAGCGCCACAGGCGCGGCCCTGATGCTGGGCGCCGCGAGCACCCTCGCGGTCGATGTCGCGACCGCCGGACCACGCACCGCGCTCGGCGGACTGCTGCGGGCTGACGCGCTCACCGCGTTCATGCTGGTCGTGATCGGCGCGGTCGGGTTGCTGGCCACCGCCGCGACGCCGGCGTACCTGCGCGCCGAAATCGACGCCGGTCGTGCCAACCCACGCACCGCGACCCGGCACAGCGTGCTGGTGCAACTGTTCCTGGCCGCCATGGCGCTCGCCGTGCTGGCCGCCAACCTCGGAGTCCTGTGGGTCGCGGTCGAGGCCACCACCATCGTCACCGCGTTCCTGGTCGGGCAACGCCGCACCCGCCACGCCGTGGAGGCCGCCTGGAAGTACGTCGTGATCTGCTCGACCGGAATCGCGCTGGCACTGCTGGGAACATTTCTGCTCAACTACGCGGCCCAGCACGCGCCCGGCACCCCGGGGCTGGACCTGGCGGCGTTGACGCAGCACGCGGCCGGGCTCGACCCGGGTGTCACGCGGATCGCGATCGCGCTGCTGATCATCGGGTTCGGCACCAAGGCCGGCCTGGCGCCGCTGCACGCGTGGCTGCCCGACGCGCACTCGCAAGCGCCCGCGCCGGTGTCGGCGCTGATGTCCGGGGTGCTGCTGGCAGTCGCGTTCTACGCGGTCCTGCGGGTCAAGGTCATCGCCGACGTCGTGCTCGGGACCGGCTTCGCCCGGGCGCTGCTGCTGGTCATGGCGCTCGTCTCGGTGCTGCTGGCGGCCTCGCTGCTGCTGGCGCAGCGGGACTACAAGCGGATGCTGGCCTACTCCAGCATCGAGCACCTGGCCCTGGTCGCGTTCGGCGCCGCAGTCGGTGGGCCGCTCGCCTACGCCGCGATCCTGCTGCACATCCTCGGCCACGGCCTGGTCAAGGGCGTGCTGTTCCTGGCCGCCGGACGGATCCTGCAGACCGAAGCCACCAGCCGGATCGACGCCGTCCGCGGTCTGGCCGCCCGGCAGCCACTGATCGCCGGCTGTCTCGGCCTCGGCGTGCTCGCACTCATCGGACTGCCGCCGTTCAGCGCCTTCGCCAGCGAACTCGGCATCGCCCGCACCGGCTTCGCCGGCGGGCTCGGCTGGGCCACCGCCGCCGTGCTCGCCGTCGTGGTGGTCATCGCCGCCGCACTGCTCGGGCACACCAGCCGCATGCTGCTCGGCACCGCACGCGAGGGACCCGGCGCCGCGCCCGCGCCACGGCCGATCCCGGCCACGCTGGGGCTGACGCTCGTCACCGGCCTGATCGCCAGCGCCGCGCTCGGCCTCACCGCGGGCCCGCTCGCCACTCTGCTGCACCTGGCCGCCGACACGCTCACGGGGATGTCATGA
- a CDS encoding hydrogenase large subunit, giving the protein MTTSPDLFSDKVGYRRSARTITPGELPERARGLLAHGYRTALIAGHDDGHQLRAVYLFTAADPDRRVELHVPLDPARPEVPSLAALSFPAGRFEREMRDLFGIVPTDHPLPRRLVRHFHWPAGWYPMLNDTGEPPDFGTQDGPYPFRTVEGDGVYEIPVGPVHAGMIEPGHFRFSVVGETILNLKARLWFVHRGIEKLFQGRRPDAALELAERISGDTAVGHTLAFCQAVEDAFAIPVPEDAQRMRAILLELERLYNHVTDLGALCNDVAHGILHTHAQRVREQLLRLNDHVTGHRLLRGAIRLGRTDLAQLPDGADLAAIGGDIAEIVQLALGNTVVADRFTGTAVLTREQAADLGALGYVARASGLSGDARYDHPFLAAEFPLAHHSRTDGDVLSRFLVRAEEIDNSIALISHLLDHLDEHTSSASALAHTSSTTARSGVGIVEGWRGTIVHRIECSADGVLTRVKVVDPSFFNWPALPVALADTIVPDFPLTNKSFNLSYAGNDL; this is encoded by the coding sequence ATGACCACCAGCCCGGATCTGTTCAGCGACAAGGTCGGCTACCGCCGCTCCGCCCGCACCATCACCCCCGGCGAACTGCCCGAACGCGCCCGCGGGCTCCTCGCGCACGGCTACCGGACAGCGCTGATCGCCGGACACGACGACGGCCACCAGTTGCGCGCGGTGTACCTGTTCACCGCCGCCGATCCGGACCGGCGCGTGGAACTGCACGTCCCGCTGGATCCCGCCCGGCCCGAGGTGCCGAGCCTGGCCGCGCTGTCCTTCCCCGCCGGGCGGTTCGAACGCGAAATGCGCGACCTGTTCGGCATCGTCCCCACCGATCACCCCCTGCCCCGCCGGCTGGTCCGCCACTTCCACTGGCCCGCAGGCTGGTACCCGATGCTCAACGACACCGGCGAACCACCCGACTTCGGCACCCAGGACGGGCCTTACCCGTTCCGCACCGTCGAAGGCGACGGCGTCTACGAAATCCCGGTCGGCCCGGTGCACGCCGGGATGATCGAACCCGGGCACTTCCGCTTCTCCGTCGTCGGCGAGACCATCCTCAACCTCAAGGCCCGGCTCTGGTTCGTCCACAGAGGAATCGAGAAACTGTTCCAGGGGCGTCGCCCCGACGCCGCGCTCGAGCTGGCCGAACGCATCAGCGGCGACACCGCGGTCGGCCACACCCTGGCGTTCTGCCAGGCCGTGGAAGACGCCTTCGCCATTCCCGTCCCCGAGGACGCCCAGCGGATGCGGGCGATCCTGCTGGAGCTGGAACGGCTCTACAACCACGTCACCGACCTCGGTGCCCTGTGCAACGACGTCGCCCACGGCATTCTCCACACCCATGCCCAACGCGTCCGCGAACAGCTGCTGCGGCTCAACGACCACGTGACCGGGCACCGGCTCTTGCGCGGAGCGATCCGTCTCGGCCGGACCGACCTTGCCCAGCTTCCGGATGGGGCGGACCTTGCCGCGATCGGCGGCGACATCGCCGAGATCGTGCAGCTCGCCCTCGGCAACACGGTGGTCGCCGACCGTTTCACCGGCACCGCCGTCCTCACCCGGGAACAGGCCGCCGACCTGGGCGCGCTGGGCTACGTCGCCCGGGCCAGCGGCCTGTCCGGCGACGCCCGGTACGACCACCCGTTCCTGGCTGCCGAATTCCCCCTTGCCCACCACTCCCGCACCGACGGGGACGTCCTGTCCCGTTTCCTCGTCCGCGCCGAGGAGATCGACAACTCGATCGCGCTGATCAGCCACCTGCTCGACCACCTCGACGAGCACACCTCGTCGGCCAGCGCGCTCGCCCACACTTCGAGCACCACCGCCCGATCCGGCGTCGGCATCGTCGAGGGCTGGCGGGGCACCATCGTCCACCGCATCGAATGCTCGGCCGACGGCGTCCTCACGCGGGTCAAGGTCGTCGACCCCAGCTTCTTCAACTGGCCCGCGCTGCCGGTGGCGCTGGCCGACACGATCGTTCCGGACTTCCCGTTGACCAACAAGAGCTTCAACCTGTCCTACGCCGGCAACGACCTCTGA
- a CDS encoding phosphoenolpyruvate carboxykinase (GTP), producing MRTTGVPTLSTIPGLDSAPTTHRTLLAWVHEVADLTAPQRVVWCDGSDDEWRRLTTDLVNVGTLVRLRQQPNSFAAASDPSDVARVEDCTYLCSKDEPDAGPTNNWMDPVDMKIIMTELYRGSMRGRTMYVVPFCMGPLTAAHPKLGVEITDSAYVAVSMRLMTRMGAMALEKFGDDAEFVKALHSVGAPLKPGQADVPWPCSDVKYISHFPEERAIWSYGSGYGGNSLLGKKSYSLRIGSVVARDEGWLAEHMLILKLTSPAGAVHYAAAAFPSACGKTNLAMLQPTLPGWKAETLGDDIAWLRFGPDGRLYAVNPEFGFFGVAPGTGYRTNPVAMRMIEQGNAIFTNVAVTDTGDVWWEGLTEQAPQHLTDWQGRDWHPDFAEPAAHPSSRFCTPIQQCPTLAPEWDDPAGVPISAILFGGRRATTMPLVVESRDWQHGVFLGATLSSETTGATDGEVGVVRRDPMAMRLFIGYHVGDYFAHWLALGAGADPAKLPRIFGVNWFRRGADGRFLWPGFRDNSRVLAWITGRIDGTADAVDTPLGAVPAAGDLDLTGLDADPGDVAEALAVHPGEWPAELDLIRDWFTTIGDKLPRELHDEFDALVRRLG from the coding sequence ATGAGAACAACGGGCGTCCCGACGTTGAGCACGATCCCCGGACTGGACTCGGCCCCTACCACGCACCGCACCCTGCTGGCCTGGGTCCATGAGGTCGCGGACCTGACCGCGCCGCAGCGGGTGGTGTGGTGCGACGGGTCGGACGACGAATGGCGCCGGCTGACCACGGACCTGGTCAACGTGGGCACGCTGGTGCGGCTGCGGCAGCAGCCGAACTCCTTCGCCGCTGCCTCCGATCCCAGCGATGTCGCGCGCGTGGAGGACTGCACCTACCTCTGCTCGAAGGACGAACCTGACGCCGGGCCCACCAACAACTGGATGGACCCGGTCGACATGAAGATCATCATGACCGAGCTGTATCGGGGCAGCATGCGCGGTCGCACCATGTACGTCGTCCCGTTCTGCATGGGCCCGCTCACCGCCGCACACCCGAAACTCGGCGTCGAGATCACCGACTCCGCCTACGTAGCGGTGTCGATGCGGCTGATGACCAGGATGGGCGCGATGGCGCTCGAGAAGTTCGGCGACGACGCCGAATTCGTCAAGGCTCTGCACTCGGTCGGTGCGCCGCTCAAGCCCGGCCAGGCCGACGTGCCCTGGCCGTGCAGCGACGTCAAGTACATCTCGCACTTCCCCGAGGAACGCGCCATCTGGAGCTACGGCTCCGGCTACGGCGGGAATTCCCTGCTGGGCAAGAAGAGCTACTCCCTGCGCATCGGCTCGGTGGTGGCGCGGGACGAAGGCTGGCTCGCCGAGCACATGCTCATCCTCAAACTGACCTCCCCGGCCGGCGCCGTCCACTACGCCGCCGCGGCGTTCCCGAGCGCCTGCGGTAAAACCAACCTCGCGATGCTCCAGCCCACCCTGCCCGGCTGGAAAGCCGAGACCCTCGGTGACGACATCGCGTGGCTGCGCTTCGGACCCGACGGTCGGCTCTACGCCGTGAATCCCGAGTTCGGGTTCTTCGGCGTCGCACCCGGCACCGGCTACCGCACCAACCCGGTCGCGATGCGGATGATCGAGCAGGGCAACGCCATCTTCACCAACGTCGCCGTCACCGACACCGGCGACGTCTGGTGGGAAGGCCTGACCGAGCAGGCCCCGCAGCACCTCACCGACTGGCAGGGCCGGGACTGGCACCCGGACTTCGCCGAACCCGCTGCTCACCCCAGCTCCCGGTTCTGCACCCCGATCCAGCAGTGCCCGACCCTCGCCCCCGAGTGGGACGACCCGGCCGGGGTGCCGATCTCGGCGATCCTGTTCGGCGGACGCCGCGCCACCACGATGCCGCTGGTCGTCGAGTCCCGCGACTGGCAGCACGGGGTCTTCCTCGGCGCCACGCTGTCCTCGGAAACCACCGGCGCGACCGACGGTGAGGTCGGCGTGGTCCGCCGCGACCCGATGGCGATGCGCCTGTTCATCGGCTACCACGTCGGCGACTACTTCGCGCACTGGCTGGCCCTCGGCGCCGGCGCCGATCCCGCCAAACTGCCCCGCATCTTCGGCGTCAACTGGTTCCGCCGCGGCGCCGACGGCCGCTTCCTGTGGCCCGGATTCCGGGACAACTCCCGGGTCCTGGCCTGGATCACCGGCCGGATCGACGGCACCGCCGACGCCGTGGACACGCCGCTCGGTGCCGTGCCGGCCGCCGGTGACCTGGACCTGACCGGACTCGACGCCGACCCCGGCGACGTCGCGGAAGCCCTGGCCGTCCACCCCGGCGAATGGCCGGCCGAACTCGACCTCATCCGCGACTGGTTCACCACCATCGGCGACAAGCTGCCCAGGGAACTGCACGACGAATTCGACGCACTGGTCCGCCGCCTGGGCTGA
- a CDS encoding transposase: protein MFATATAARPIPLAHTPSPWPRCSHRAWLGRARTQTVNRLHRLLLELFPGGAKKFLSATQARALVATVKPRDIVGKTRRRLIVELITELETVDMKSKAADKDLRELVITRGSTLVDLHGIGPSGAARLPADVGDIHRFGNRDRFASWNGTAPLDASSGEQQRHRLSRAGHRRINRTLHTMGVVRLRNSTAGRVYFDSR, encoded by the coding sequence ATGTTCGCCACGGCAACGGCCGCGAGACCGATCCCGTTGGCGCACACTCCGTCGCCTTGGCCGCGTTGCTCGCACCGAGCCTGGCTCGGCCGCGCCAGGACTCAAACCGTCAACCGCCTTCACCGGCTGCTGCTGGAGCTGTTTCCCGGCGGTGCGAAGAAGTTCCTGTCCGCGACGCAGGCCCGTGCGCTCGTGGCGACGGTCAAACCGCGGGACATCGTGGGCAAGACCCGCCGACGTCTGATCGTGGAGTTGATCACCGAACTCGAGACGGTCGACATGAAGTCCAAGGCCGCCGACAAGGATCTTCGTGAGCTGGTGATCACCCGCGGCTCCACGCTAGTGGACCTGCACGGTATCGGCCCGTCCGGCGCCGCGCGGCTGCCGGCCGACGTCGGCGACATCCACCGGTTCGGCAACCGGGACCGATTCGCGTCCTGGAACGGCACCGCACCCTTGGACGCATCCTCCGGTGAACAGCAACGGCATCGATTGTCTCGCGCCGGCCACCGCCGGATCAACCGGACGCTGCACACCATGGGCGTCGTCCGGCTCCGTAATTCCACCGCTGGCCGCGTCTATTTCGACTCGAGGTAG
- a CDS encoding EthD family reductase: MHKLVVLYPEPADPDHFRDYYVSNHLPLVTRMPGLLAWRYSFEVAATQGQTPYFAVFEAEFADAAAMTAARASPQGRQVAADVANYATGGAVVIHYPVQNGTC, from the coding sequence ATGCACAAGCTGGTGGTCTTGTATCCCGAGCCCGCCGATCCCGACCACTTCCGCGACTACTACGTGAGCAACCACCTCCCGCTGGTCACGCGCATGCCCGGCCTGCTCGCGTGGCGCTACAGCTTCGAGGTGGCAGCGACGCAGGGACAGACGCCGTACTTCGCGGTTTTCGAGGCCGAGTTCGCTGATGCCGCGGCAATGACCGCGGCGAGGGCGTCTCCGCAGGGCCGGCAGGTGGCTGCCGATGTCGCCAACTACGCCACCGGTGGCGCGGTCGTCATCCACTACCCGGTGCAGAACGGCACCTGCTGA
- a CDS encoding N-acetylglucosamine-6-phosphate deacetylase, with the protein MKPSEVEGRIPAPAGEVAVRITWQGDVISEVRRLDPAPDGLPVVAPGLVDLQVNGYGGLDVNAASVTADTVAELSHLLAAHGVTTWLPTIVTAPEERILEALRCVARARAADPVVASAVPAAHVEGPFISDRPGARGVHDPSAVRPMDAGEVDRWLRAGPVGIVTVSPHGEAAPEQVRRLRGLGVTVAIGHTHATPDEITAAVDAGASLSTHLGNGIPTTVPRHPNVLWRQLADDRLSAGLIADGHHLPYDTLEVMLRAKGIDGAFLVSDSTEIGGRPPGRYRTAVGSVVELGEDQRLSEVGSDLLAGAAATLLDGVRTVSERTSFGLAGALALATANPARHVPGIRPGTGELRTGGPADLIVLDDSRSAGLALAGVVQAGRWVLGA; encoded by the coding sequence GTGAAACCGTCCGAAGTGGAGGGCCGGATCCCGGCGCCGGCCGGGGAGGTGGCGGTCCGGATCACCTGGCAGGGCGACGTGATCAGTGAAGTCCGCCGCCTCGACCCGGCGCCGGACGGGCTGCCCGTGGTGGCGCCCGGCCTGGTGGACCTGCAAGTGAACGGCTACGGCGGCCTCGACGTGAACGCCGCGTCGGTCACCGCGGACACGGTGGCCGAGCTGTCCCACCTGCTGGCCGCCCACGGGGTCACGACCTGGTTGCCGACGATCGTGACCGCGCCTGAGGAACGAATCCTCGAAGCGCTGCGGTGCGTGGCGCGGGCGCGCGCCGCGGACCCGGTGGTGGCGAGCGCCGTGCCCGCCGCGCACGTCGAAGGCCCCTTCATCTCCGACCGGCCGGGCGCGCGCGGGGTGCACGATCCATCGGCGGTGCGGCCGATGGACGCCGGCGAGGTCGACCGTTGGCTGCGGGCCGGGCCGGTCGGCATCGTGACGGTCTCGCCCCACGGCGAGGCGGCACCGGAGCAGGTGCGGCGGCTGCGCGGGCTGGGCGTGACCGTCGCGATCGGACACACCCACGCCACCCCGGACGAGATCACGGCGGCGGTCGACGCGGGCGCTTCCCTGTCCACGCACCTGGGCAACGGCATCCCGACGACGGTGCCTCGCCACCCCAACGTCCTGTGGCGGCAGCTGGCGGACGACCGGCTCAGCGCCGGCCTGATCGCCGACGGCCACCACCTGCCGTACGACACTCTCGAGGTCATGCTGCGGGCGAAGGGGATCGACGGCGCGTTCCTGGTCTCCGACTCGACCGAGATAGGCGGACGACCGCCGGGCCGCTACCGGACCGCGGTGGGCTCCGTCGTCGAGCTGGGCGAGGACCAGCGTCTGTCCGAAGTGGGCAGTGACCTGCTGGCAGGCGCGGCGGCGACGTTGCTGGACGGAGTGCGCACGGTGTCCGAACGGACGTCCTTCGGCTTGGCCGGCGCACTGGCCCTGGCGACGGCGAACCCGGCGCGCCACGTCCCCGGCATCCGGCCGGGCACGGGCGAACTCCGAACGGGCGGTCCGGCGGACCTCATCGTGCTCGACGACTCCCGCTCTGCGGGGCTCGCCTTGGCGGGCGTCGTGCAGGCGGGCCGGTGGGTCCTCGGCGCGTGA
- a CDS encoding sugar isomerase domain-containing protein gives MNAAPEGLLARYGERLESAIDAIVRDEADHVRVAATLVADQVRQDGLVHVYGPGGHSALAVQDVFYRAGCPIAVAPVADPATALFAGALGSTAAEREADHGEAVVAGSGVGQGALFVVVNAFGVNAAAVGAARAARARGARVIALSSRAAEAAVPAGHRARSGSLPAHADVHVDTHVPAGDVVLEAGPGVRVGGLSTVLNSFVLHAILASAVEQLVAGGDEAWVWHSSYTAGGDAHNARAAERVRERVPQL, from the coding sequence GTGAACGCGGCCCCCGAAGGCCTCCTGGCGCGCTACGGCGAGCGACTCGAGAGCGCGATCGACGCGATCGTCCGGGACGAGGCGGATCACGTGCGGGTGGCCGCGACGCTCGTCGCCGACCAAGTGCGGCAGGACGGGCTGGTCCACGTCTACGGACCGGGTGGCCATTCCGCGCTGGCAGTGCAGGACGTCTTCTACCGTGCCGGGTGCCCGATCGCCGTCGCACCCGTGGCCGATCCCGCCACGGCGCTGTTCGCCGGCGCCCTGGGCTCCACGGCCGCCGAGCGGGAAGCCGACCACGGTGAGGCGGTCGTGGCCGGATCGGGTGTGGGGCAGGGCGCCCTGTTCGTGGTCGTCAACGCCTTCGGGGTCAACGCGGCCGCGGTCGGCGCCGCCCGGGCGGCCCGGGCCCGCGGCGCTCGCGTCATCGCGCTGTCCTCGCGTGCGGCGGAGGCAGCGGTGCCGGCCGGGCACCGGGCGCGCAGCGGCAGCCTGCCCGCGCACGCCGACGTCCACGTCGACACGCACGTCCCCGCGGGCGACGTCGTCCTCGAGGCCGGGCCGGGCGTCCGGGTGGGCGGCCTCTCGACGGTCTTGAACTCGTTCGTCCTGCACGCGATCCTGGCATCGGCGGTCGAACAGCTGGTCGCGGGCGGGGACGAGGCCTGGGTCTGGCACTCGAGCTACACCGCCGGCGGCGACGCGCACAACGCACGGGCGGCCGAACGAGTACGGGAGCGGGTGCCGCAGCTGTGA
- a CDS encoding 6-phosphogluconolactonase — translation MPTKAQDSMMIVSEPTRDELGARAGSHAGRVLREALRGGGTARVMLAAAPSQSATLAALAAEAGIDWARVELFHMDEYVGLAPDAPQGFATWLTTTFVGHLPGARLHRIDPAGDAEAEAARYGELLGREPFDLVLLGLGVNGHLAFNDPPADFADPCGVRVVALDATSRRQQVEEGHFATFDDVPATAVTVTIPRLLNAATVIASVPGRAKRTAVAQTLREPIGPMHPGTALRTHPNVTLYLDAEADPR, via the coding sequence ATGCCGACCAAGGCCCAGGACTCGATGATGATCGTCAGCGAGCCGACCCGCGACGAGCTGGGGGCGCGTGCCGGGAGCCACGCGGGACGAGTGTTGCGGGAAGCGTTGCGCGGCGGCGGCACGGCGCGGGTCATGCTCGCCGCCGCGCCCAGCCAGAGCGCGACCCTCGCCGCGCTGGCCGCCGAAGCGGGCATCGACTGGGCCCGTGTCGAACTGTTCCACATGGACGAGTACGTCGGGCTGGCACCGGACGCCCCGCAAGGGTTCGCGACCTGGCTCACGACCACCTTCGTCGGGCACCTGCCCGGCGCCCGGTTGCACCGGATCGACCCGGCCGGTGATGCGGAAGCCGAGGCCGCGCGGTACGGGGAACTGCTCGGCCGCGAGCCCTTCGACCTGGTTCTGCTCGGTCTGGGGGTGAACGGCCACCTGGCCTTCAACGATCCGCCGGCCGACTTCGCGGACCCGTGCGGGGTCCGGGTCGTGGCGCTCGACGCGACCAGCCGCCGCCAGCAGGTGGAGGAGGGGCACTTCGCGACGTTCGACGACGTCCCGGCGACTGCCGTGACGGTGACGATTCCGCGGCTGCTCAACGCCGCCACGGTGATCGCGTCGGTGCCCGGGCGGGCGAAGCGGACCGCCGTCGCACAGACGCTCCGGGAGCCGATCGGCCCGATGCATCCCGGCACGGCCCTGCGCACGCATCCGAACGTCACCCTCTACCTCGACGCCGAAGCCGATCCGCGGTGA
- a CDS encoding Gfo/Idh/MocA family oxidoreductase — MAIVGVDSSRPARLLDFFAAAGNPALGRVTHVVGLDGTDPEPLARRYGVTTTVRDVRDLPGSVDAALLCTRDGREHAAQALPLLAAGIPVWVDKPLATREADARAMTREAVARGLLLACRSGFRDADAVRAAAMQVRAAEGPASLEITGPAAPDSPYGGLAHYGIHHVELACEVLEQARGGRPRSVAEVTADSARLVGDDVTLDLRFRPPAECTGFTLAVNGDVRPVTAPARYLEEQVEDFLTGIGEGRGTRDPEALVDPVRLLEGILTTG, encoded by the coding sequence GTGGCGATCGTCGGCGTCGACAGCTCACGCCCCGCCCGGCTGCTCGATTTCTTCGCCGCCGCGGGAAATCCGGCACTCGGCCGGGTGACGCACGTCGTCGGGCTCGACGGCACCGACCCGGAACCGCTGGCACGGCGGTACGGCGTCACCACGACGGTCCGGGACGTGCGCGACCTGCCGGGTTCGGTGGACGCGGCCCTGCTTTGCACCCGCGACGGCCGCGAGCACGCGGCCCAGGCCCTCCCGCTGCTGGCGGCCGGCATCCCGGTCTGGGTCGACAAGCCGCTCGCCACCCGGGAAGCCGACGCGCGGGCGATGACGCGGGAGGCCGTCGCACGCGGCCTGCTCCTCGCCTGCCGCTCCGGGTTCCGCGACGCCGATGCGGTCCGCGCCGCCGCGATGCAGGTGCGCGCCGCCGAAGGTCCGGCGTCGCTCGAGATCACCGGCCCCGCGGCACCGGACAGCCCTTACGGCGGCTTGGCGCACTACGGGATCCACCACGTCGAGCTGGCCTGCGAAGTCCTGGAACAGGCCCGCGGCGGCCGGCCGCGGTCGGTCGCCGAGGTCACCGCCGACAGCGCCCGGCTCGTCGGCGACGACGTGACCCTGGACCTCCGTTTCCGCCCACCGGCGGAGTGCACCGGGTTCACACTCGCCGTGAACGGGGACGTCCGCCCGGTCACGGCGCCCGCGCGGTACCTCGAGGAGCAGGTCGAGGACTTCCTCACCGGGATCGGCGAGGGCCGCGGCACCCGGGACCCCGAAGCGCTCGTCGACCCCGTCCGGCTGCTCGAAGGGATTCTCACGACCGGATGA